The following coding sequences are from one Virgibacillus necropolis window:
- the addA gene encoding helicase-exonuclease AddAB subunit AddA, whose protein sequence is MVNWTKEQEQAIYTAGSDMLVAAAAGSGKTAVLVERIIQKLINKESPVDIDTLLVVTFTNAAAQEMRNRVGLALEKALAEDPASTHLKKQLSLLQRASISTLHSFCLDVVKQYAYLLDIDPAFRIANNMEIDLIKQDVIADLFEEWYGKEGDEQVQFFAVVDRFSSDRSDVEVENLVLDLYTFAMQNPWPIKWLDQLADVYDVPETFVEEDLTWLSIIKREVKSQLTAIEQEANAALELTEHPEGPYHYREAIETDLAMIQEAITNSDTWDQLQVFMTGSSFKALSRKKVDCSDDVKDRVKSFRDSYKKRWKDMKDGWFTRNLASHIDDMRELAPVIKQLTEIVKEFKERFSEQKKEKAIVDFSDLEHHCLALLVDATSTAENPLPSNVAIHFQQKFTEVLVDEYQDTNLVQETILRAISDRTGNGNMFMVGDVKQSIYRFRHAEPTLFINKYKQFQDADNPGQRIDLSSNFRSREKVLIGANYLFRQLLDETLGEINYDNDAELIYANKSYDSFPFESPEPELLLIDRETDEEKDEETEDENYQDLEKAQLEARAYAKKIKEWTGQDKRKPLQVFDKGTGMQRNFQYRDVVILMRSMTWTPTIVDELKKQGIPVYAELSTGYFEAIEIKIMLSFLKVIDNPRQDIPLASILHSPIVGLNEEELASIRLADKKSGYYDALLAYSKQHTNKLADKATNFLHLLKMFRIASKQGALSELIWQIYRETGYYDFVGGMPGGRQRQANLRALYDRARGYETTSFRGLFRFLRFIERMEERGEDLGAARALSEQEDVIRIMTIHKSKGLEFPVVILGGMDKQFNMQDLKQRYLLHKDLGLASKYIDPVKRITYPTLLYYAFQKEKQRELLAEEMRVLYVALTRAKEKLVMVGNVASFEKKQKKWEKILDHPEWVMPTHFRIEAKSYLDWVGPALIRHHSSEILRVEDVNEVTNNEVKMDPSKWDISIVHGSELANLEDVATEEDINLKENIQKWEPMDLRNADLDNQIDEKLSYEYPFTQAATSRAKQTVTEIKRQRELKDEYSADQLVQTSRAPIVKRPLFMQKGKTITAAEKGTAMHTVMQHLPLTKEWTALEVKKFADRLVDKEILTADEAEIIDAKVIEKFFKNEIGQKMLQEPNVHREVPFSLSLSAKEVYASWTSDVDEQVLVQGVIDCVIPVEDGVMILDYKTDAIEREVTDKVKEQLTNRYKTQMELYRQAIERIWKKPVTNVYLYYFSKELLVEVPK, encoded by the coding sequence ATGGTTAATTGGACGAAAGAACAGGAACAAGCCATTTATACGGCTGGAAGTGACATGCTTGTAGCAGCAGCTGCTGGTTCGGGAAAGACGGCTGTACTTGTCGAGCGTATTATCCAAAAGCTAATCAACAAAGAGAGTCCAGTTGATATTGATACCCTCCTTGTTGTGACGTTTACTAATGCCGCAGCACAAGAAATGCGAAATCGTGTTGGATTGGCTCTAGAAAAAGCACTTGCTGAGGACCCAGCATCCACACATTTGAAAAAACAGTTATCCTTGCTGCAACGTGCATCAATTTCCACGCTTCATTCATTTTGTTTAGATGTAGTGAAGCAATATGCATACTTGTTGGATATCGACCCAGCTTTCCGCATTGCCAATAATATGGAAATTGACTTAATCAAACAAGATGTTATTGCCGATTTATTTGAGGAATGGTATGGCAAAGAGGGAGATGAACAGGTACAATTCTTTGCTGTAGTTGATCGATTTTCAAGTGATCGAAGTGATGTTGAAGTTGAAAATCTAGTTCTTGATTTATATACGTTTGCTATGCAAAATCCATGGCCTATCAAATGGCTCGACCAACTAGCAGACGTATATGACGTTCCAGAAACGTTTGTAGAAGAGGATCTAACATGGTTATCCATTATTAAACGGGAAGTGAAAAGTCAATTAACCGCAATTGAACAAGAAGCAAACGCGGCACTAGAACTTACCGAGCATCCCGAAGGTCCCTATCATTATCGTGAAGCTATTGAAACTGACCTTGCGATGATTCAGGAAGCAATTACGAATAGTGACACATGGGATCAGCTTCAAGTCTTCATGACTGGTAGCTCATTTAAGGCATTGTCCAGGAAAAAAGTAGATTGTTCGGACGATGTAAAAGACAGGGTAAAAAGCTTTCGTGATAGCTATAAAAAACGCTGGAAAGATATGAAGGATGGCTGGTTTACGCGTAACCTCGCTAGCCATATTGATGATATGCGAGAGCTTGCTCCAGTGATTAAGCAACTAACTGAAATTGTAAAAGAATTCAAGGAGCGTTTTTCGGAACAAAAAAAGGAAAAAGCAATCGTCGACTTTTCTGACCTAGAGCATCATTGCTTGGCACTATTAGTCGACGCGACATCGACTGCTGAAAATCCTTTACCATCAAACGTAGCAATCCATTTTCAACAAAAATTTACCGAAGTGCTTGTTGATGAATACCAGGATACAAACTTAGTTCAAGAAACGATTCTGAGAGCAATTAGTGATCGAACTGGTAATGGAAATATGTTTATGGTTGGTGATGTGAAGCAAAGTATTTACAGGTTCCGTCACGCCGAACCAACCTTGTTTATCAATAAATATAAGCAATTCCAGGACGCAGATAATCCGGGGCAACGAATTGACTTATCGAGTAATTTTAGAAGTAGAGAAAAAGTCTTAATCGGAGCTAATTATCTTTTTAGGCAACTATTAGATGAAACCTTAGGCGAAATTAATTATGACAATGATGCTGAATTGATTTATGCAAATAAATCCTATGATTCATTTCCATTTGAGTCACCTGAACCTGAGCTTTTACTAATTGACCGCGAAACAGACGAGGAAAAGGATGAAGAAACAGAGGATGAAAATTATCAGGATTTGGAGAAGGCGCAATTAGAAGCACGTGCATACGCGAAGAAAATTAAGGAATGGACAGGTCAAGATAAAAGAAAACCTCTCCAGGTTTTTGATAAAGGAACGGGGATGCAACGTAATTTTCAGTATCGTGATGTCGTTATACTAATGCGTTCCATGACGTGGACTCCAACGATTGTCGATGAGTTGAAGAAGCAAGGAATCCCTGTGTATGCAGAGTTATCAACGGGCTACTTTGAAGCAATTGAAATTAAGATCATGCTTAGCTTTCTTAAGGTCATCGATAATCCAAGACAGGATATTCCGCTTGCATCCATTTTACATTCGCCAATTGTAGGATTGAATGAAGAAGAACTAGCGAGTATCCGCTTGGCCGATAAAAAAAGTGGCTATTATGATGCATTATTAGCATACAGTAAGCAACATACAAACAAATTGGCGGACAAAGCAACAAATTTTTTACATCTATTAAAAATGTTTCGAATTGCTTCCAAACAAGGAGCCTTGTCTGAGTTAATCTGGCAAATTTATCGTGAAACTGGTTACTATGATTTTGTTGGGGGGATGCCAGGAGGACGTCAGCGCCAAGCTAATTTACGGGCCCTATATGATCGAGCTAGAGGATATGAAACAACTTCTTTTAGAGGTCTATTCCGATTTTTACGCTTCATTGAACGGATGGAAGAACGCGGGGAAGACCTTGGTGCAGCGCGGGCCTTAAGTGAACAAGAAGACGTCATCCGGATTATGACCATTCATAAAAGTAAAGGACTCGAATTCCCAGTTGTGATTTTAGGTGGGATGGATAAGCAGTTTAACATGCAGGATTTGAAGCAACGCTATTTACTGCATAAAGATTTAGGACTTGCAAGTAAATATATTGATCCAGTGAAGCGGATTACCTATCCAACGCTTCTATACTATGCATTCCAGAAAGAAAAGCAACGAGAATTACTTGCAGAAGAAATGCGCGTCCTATATGTAGCCTTAACCCGTGCAAAGGAAAAACTTGTCATGGTTGGCAATGTAGCCTCTTTTGAGAAAAAGCAAAAGAAATGGGAAAAAATACTCGACCACCCGGAATGGGTAATGCCCACACATTTTCGAATCGAAGCAAAATCATACCTGGATTGGGTCGGTCCAGCATTAATTCGTCATCATTCTAGCGAAATTTTACGGGTAGAGGATGTAAATGAAGTTACAAATAATGAAGTTAAAATGGATCCCTCAAAATGGGATATATCCATTGTGCATGGTAGTGAATTAGCTAATCTTGAGGATGTCGCAACAGAAGAAGATATTAATTTAAAGGAAAATATCCAAAAATGGGAACCAATGGACCTTAGAAATGCAGATCTCGATAATCAAATAGATGAAAAACTTTCCTATGAGTATCCATTTACACAAGCGGCAACGTCACGAGCGAAACAAACCGTGACAGAAATTAAACGGCAGCGTGAGCTAAAGGACGAATACAGTGCAGATCAATTAGTGCAAACATCAAGAGCGCCAATTGTGAAACGACCGTTATTTATGCAAAAAGGGAAAACCATTACGGCGGCTGAAAAGGGAACGGCTATGCATACGGTTATGCAACATTTACCACTAACAAAGGAATGGACAGCATTAGAGGTAAAAAAGTTTGCCGATAGATTAGTGGATAAAGAAATCTTAACTGCAGATGAAGCCGAAATCATTGATGCAAAAGTAATCGAAAAGTTTTTCAAGAACGAAATAGGACAGAAGATGCTCCAGGAACCAAATGTTCACCGCGAGGTACCGTTCAGCCTTTCCTTGTCAGCCAAGGAGGTTTATGCATCGTGGACTAGTGATGTTGACGAACAGGTTCTTGTTCAAGGTGTGATAGATTGTGTAATTCCAGTAGAAGATGGTGTCATGATCCTCGATTATAAGACAGATGCGATTGAGAGAGAAGTGACAGATAAGGTTAAAGAACAATTAACAAATCGTTATAAAACACAAATGGAACTCTATCGTCAGGCAATTGAACGAATTTGGAAGAAACCGGTAACAAATGTTTATTTGTATTATTTTTCGAAAGAGTTGTTGGTTGAGGTACCGAAATAA
- the addB gene encoding helicase-exonuclease AddAB subunit AddB, which translates to MGIRFILGRSGTGKSGRVLDEIKEKLMDDPQGAPIFYIVPDQMTFQQEYELFKQDGINGSIRAQVASFSRLAWRVLQETGGGTRQFISSLGIQMMLRKIIEEKDSDWNIFQKALEKQGFLDQLEKMITEFKRYQVTPEVLQMQIDQLNQFVHKEQGEEALTKKLQDLSYIYEELAYALQGKYVDSEDQLQLLAEKIKEASFLENAEVYLDGFHRFTPKELQVLEELMKKCANVTITLTADELDREKELSELDLFYQTTESYHIITALANENYVAIEEPILLDPANGKFKGRPYFAHLEKNFDKRPAPVYRGEVPLTIAEAVHPRAEVEGAAQEIVRLVREEGYRFNDLAVYIRQTDVYHDLIATIFGDYDIPVFIDEKRTMLNHSLIEFIRSALEIVDGNWRYDAIFRMLKTGFIPATDQDYPLTNDAIDELENYVLEYGIRSRERWFSEKEWVFQRFRGFEDAAQTDKEKEVQTRINAYRKQVVQAIKIFDKDIRGCETIRDRCTVIFIWIEELNIPQRLEQMRTYFDENGQLEKGREQEQVWNAIIQLLEEMVEIAGTESLSLPIFRSTLDAGFDSLKFAHVPPSMDHVTVGTIDRSRISGIKCTFLLGVNDGVWPMKPPSDGMINEQEREILAVQGLRLAESSKRTLLDDWFYMYIAFTSSTDKLWISYPLSDDEGKAKMPSQMIKRVEDLFPYCCTHVLLQDPDELFHAERFITTETKTRAALTAQLARNRKGYPLKPVWWHVLNWYIKNHAKYSTSYRTLQSLYYQNKPTDLSAETVNELYPKQVKASVSRLEMYYRCSYQHFASYSLGLNERKTYKLDAPDIGQLFHEALKRITEWVQDEGKNFAQLNKIDTDGYAQKAVTNLAPILQHQILHSSNRYKYIQQKLQEVIARAAFILSEQARQSDFSPIGLELGFGPNQTLSPITLPLANGFELMLRGRIDRVDQALNQDDLFLRIIDYKSSARGLNLVEVYHGLALQMLTYLDVVLTQSEQWLGKKATPAGVLYFHVHNPMISGKQKMQDDEIEKEILKKYKMQGLLLSSEEIVKLMDRTLESGSSQIVPAGVKKNGGFYNHSKIADNETFAGLQDHVHQLMGKAGIDMTSGGVHLNPYQHNQKVACTFCSFRSVCQFDPILEENNYRKLPDMNDDEILERLRKGEGK; encoded by the coding sequence ATGGGGATACGGTTCATATTAGGACGATCAGGTACTGGGAAAAGTGGTCGGGTATTAGATGAGATAAAAGAAAAATTGATGGACGATCCACAGGGTGCGCCCATTTTTTATATTGTTCCAGATCAAATGACCTTTCAACAAGAATATGAATTGTTTAAACAAGATGGAATTAATGGCAGTATCCGTGCACAGGTTGCTAGTTTTTCACGCTTAGCATGGCGTGTCTTGCAGGAAACAGGTGGAGGAACACGCCAGTTTATCAGCTCACTTGGCATTCAAATGATGCTCCGTAAAATTATTGAGGAAAAGGATTCGGATTGGAACATTTTTCAGAAAGCATTAGAAAAACAAGGGTTTCTTGACCAATTAGAAAAAATGATTACCGAATTTAAACGATACCAAGTAACTCCCGAAGTTTTACAAATGCAAATTGATCAATTGAATCAGTTCGTACATAAGGAACAAGGTGAGGAAGCATTAACGAAAAAACTTCAGGATTTATCCTATATATATGAAGAGCTAGCTTATGCATTACAAGGGAAATACGTAGATAGCGAGGATCAGCTACAGTTACTTGCAGAAAAAATTAAAGAAGCATCTTTTCTGGAAAATGCAGAAGTGTATTTAGATGGGTTTCACCGTTTCACACCGAAAGAACTGCAGGTGTTAGAGGAATTAATGAAAAAGTGTGCGAACGTGACAATTACATTGACTGCTGATGAGTTGGACAGGGAAAAGGAACTTTCTGAACTAGATTTATTTTATCAAACAACGGAATCTTATCATATAATCACAGCGCTCGCAAATGAAAATTATGTAGCAATAGAAGAGCCAATTCTACTAGACCCTGCCAATGGAAAGTTTAAAGGCAGGCCTTATTTTGCACACCTCGAGAAAAATTTTGACAAGCGGCCAGCGCCAGTATATAGGGGAGAAGTTCCGTTAACAATTGCAGAAGCAGTTCATCCACGTGCAGAGGTAGAAGGCGCTGCACAGGAAATTGTTCGATTAGTACGTGAGGAAGGCTATCGATTCAATGATTTGGCCGTCTACATTAGACAAACTGATGTATACCATGATTTAATTGCTACCATATTTGGCGATTACGATATCCCAGTTTTTATTGATGAAAAACGTACGATGCTGAACCATTCACTCATTGAGTTTATTCGTTCAGCACTAGAAATTGTCGATGGTAATTGGCGCTATGATGCTATTTTTCGTATGTTAAAAACGGGATTTATCCCAGCCACAGATCAAGATTATCCACTAACGAATGACGCGATTGATGAACTCGAAAATTACGTATTGGAGTATGGAATAAGGTCGCGTGAGCGTTGGTTTAGTGAAAAAGAGTGGGTTTTTCAACGGTTTCGCGGATTTGAAGATGCAGCACAAACCGATAAAGAAAAAGAAGTGCAAACACGCATAAATGCTTATCGGAAACAAGTAGTTCAAGCAATAAAGATATTTGATAAAGACATACGAGGATGCGAAACCATCCGTGATCGTTGCACTGTAATTTTTATATGGATTGAAGAACTAAATATCCCACAAAGACTAGAGCAAATGCGTACTTATTTTGATGAAAATGGCCAACTAGAAAAGGGCCGTGAGCAAGAGCAGGTATGGAATGCAATCATTCAATTATTAGAAGAAATGGTTGAGATAGCTGGCACAGAAAGCCTTTCATTACCAATATTCCGCTCTACATTAGACGCCGGGTTTGATTCATTAAAATTTGCACATGTTCCACCTAGCATGGACCATGTTACAGTTGGTACGATTGATCGATCTAGAATTAGTGGAATCAAATGTACATTTTTATTAGGGGTAAACGATGGAGTTTGGCCAATGAAGCCACCATCTGATGGGATGATTAATGAACAAGAACGTGAAATACTGGCGGTACAGGGCCTGCGATTGGCTGAAAGTAGTAAACGCACATTACTAGATGACTGGTTTTACATGTATATAGCCTTTACATCATCAACAGATAAATTATGGATCAGCTACCCATTAAGCGATGATGAGGGGAAAGCAAAAATGCCTTCTCAAATGATTAAACGAGTTGAGGATTTGTTCCCTTACTGCTGTACACATGTGTTATTGCAGGATCCAGATGAGCTATTCCATGCAGAGCGATTTATCACAACAGAGACGAAAACGCGGGCAGCATTAACTGCGCAACTGGCACGGAATCGAAAAGGCTATCCTCTTAAGCCAGTATGGTGGCATGTATTGAATTGGTATATTAAAAACCACGCGAAATACAGTACAAGCTACCGAACGTTACAAAGCTTGTATTATCAAAACAAACCAACAGATCTGTCTGCTGAAACGGTAAATGAATTATATCCAAAGCAGGTGAAAGCTAGCGTTTCAAGACTGGAAATGTATTATCGGTGTTCGTATCAACATTTTGCAAGCTATAGTCTTGGACTTAATGAGCGAAAAACATACAAGCTGGATGCACCGGATATTGGTCAGCTGTTCCATGAGGCTTTAAAACGAATTACCGAATGGGTACAAGATGAAGGCAAGAACTTTGCCCAGCTAAATAAGATTGATACAGATGGCTATGCTCAAAAAGCAGTTACTAATCTTGCACCAATCTTGCAGCATCAAATTTTGCATAGCTCAAATCGGTATAAATATATTCAACAAAAGTTGCAGGAAGTTATTGCACGAGCGGCTTTCATATTAAGTGAACAAGCACGTCAAAGTGATTTTTCACCAATAGGACTAGAACTTGGATTTGGCCCAAATCAAACGTTATCACCGATTACCCTCCCACTAGCAAATGGATTTGAATTAATGCTTCGCGGCCGAATAGACCGTGTGGACCAGGCGCTAAATCAAGATGATTTATTCCTGAGAATTATAGACTATAAATCTAGTGCAAGAGGGTTGAATCTAGTCGAAGTATATCACGGGCTAGCATTACAAATGTTGACGTATCTTGATGTTGTTCTCACGCAATCTGAACAATGGTTAGGAAAAAAGGCAACACCAGCGGGAGTGCTTTATTTCCATGTCCATAATCCAATGATTTCTGGGAAACAGAAAATGCAAGATGATGAGATTGAGAAGGAAATTTTAAAGAAATATAAAATGCAGGGGTTATTATTATCGAGCGAAGAAATTGTTAAGCTAATGGATCGAACGCTTGAATCAGGTTCAAGTCAAATTGTGCCAGCAGGTGTTAAAAAGAATGGTGGCTTTTACAATCATTCAAAAATCGCCGACAATGAAACCTTTGCCGGACTACAGGATCATGTCCATCAACTGATGGGGAAGGCTGGCATCGATATGACGAGTGGTGGTGTGCACTTGAATCCGTATCAGCATAATCAAAAAGTGGCTTGCACATTTTGCTCGTTTCGATCGGTTTGTCAGTTTGATCCGATTCTAGAAGAAAATAATTATCGCAAGTTACCAGATATGAACGATGATGAGATATTAGAAAGACTTCGCAAAGGGGAGGGGAAGTAA
- the lepB gene encoding signal peptidase I — translation MKKINYRRFIPVVFFAIVVAVIVKSYLFASYVVDGESMEPTLYDGNLMMVNKVVYDLQEIDRLDVIVFHKNKQEDYVKRVIGLPGDSVTYKNDKLYINGKYVEEEFLDELQKKSDVEPYTEDFTLEEVTGKATIPEGKLFVMGDNRPDSLDSRSFGFISEEQLVGKVDIKYWPISQTEMGFDK, via the coding sequence ATGAAAAAAATAAATTATCGACGTTTTATTCCTGTCGTGTTCTTCGCCATCGTAGTAGCAGTGATAGTTAAATCGTATTTATTTGCTAGCTATGTCGTTGATGGTGAATCAATGGAACCGACACTTTATGATGGAAACCTTATGATGGTAAACAAAGTTGTCTATGATTTACAGGAAATTGATCGGTTAGATGTCATCGTTTTTCATAAAAATAAACAAGAAGATTATGTGAAACGGGTAATTGGATTACCTGGTGATAGTGTCACATATAAGAATGATAAGTTGTATATAAATGGTAAATATGTGGAAGAAGAATTTCTTGATGAGCTACAAAAGAAAAGTGACGTTGAGCCATATACAGAGGATTTTACACTAGAGGAAGTTACTGGAAAAGCAACTATACCTGAAGGGAAACTCTTTGTAATGGGTGATAACAGGCCAGACAGCTTGGATAGTAGATCTTTTGGTTTTATTTCAGAAGAACAGCTTGTAGGAAAGGTAGACATTAAATACTGGCCGATCTCACAAACGGAAATGGGCTTTGACAAATAA
- a CDS encoding TVP38/TMEM64 family protein translates to MQLSDFSLENLKLLLKQDRLDEFINELLNDYESLGPLPGLLFPFLEAFLPFLPLVVFVFANSAAYGLLEGFLLSWVGTSVGAVFVFLLVRRLGDKRIFRAIRKNKQVQKVTAWLEKHGFGPLFLLLCFPFSPSAIINVVAGLSKISIQQFVLAVLLGKSVMIFTMAYVGASIASFAQNPTKAIVVAACIGAFWLIGKYVEKRIQKKTLEKEAREQEENQD, encoded by the coding sequence ATGCAACTTTCGGATTTTAGCTTAGAGAATCTTAAACTATTATTAAAACAGGATAGATTAGATGAATTTATTAACGAATTATTAAATGATTATGAAAGTTTGGGGCCGTTACCGGGTCTATTGTTTCCGTTTCTTGAAGCTTTTCTGCCGTTTTTACCTTTAGTTGTGTTTGTATTTGCAAATTCTGCGGCATATGGTTTATTGGAAGGGTTTTTATTATCATGGGTAGGCACTAGTGTAGGGGCGGTATTTGTGTTTTTACTTGTACGCCGACTAGGTGACAAGCGAATTTTTAGAGCGATTCGAAAAAATAAACAAGTGCAAAAGGTCACTGCTTGGCTTGAAAAACACGGATTTGGCCCATTGTTTTTATTACTGTGTTTTCCGTTTTCGCCATCAGCCATTATTAATGTAGTGGCTGGGTTGTCGAAAATCAGTATCCAACAATTTGTACTAGCTGTTTTACTGGGAAAGTCAGTGATGATTTTCACGATGGCATATGTTGGTGCTAGTATCGCGTCATTTGCACAGAATCCAACAAAAGCAATTGTTGTAGCAGCGTGTATCGGTGCGTTCTGGTTAATTGGGAAATACGTGGAGAAACGTATACAAAAGAAAACATTGGAGAAAGAAGCAAGAGAGCAGGAAGAAAATCAGGATTAA
- a CDS encoding competence protein ComK, translating into MVNNYYSPSYEITPFTMAVLADYGKNEESPTCVLETQEEFFVEPSPTKLIDYACKSFGASLKGRQEGTRDICNITHKAPIAIDPSSGMYFFPTISPINAKCSWIAHSHIDQMKMADNQCTEIVFKNSKSITIEVSYGSMMNQIQRTAQFRYLLDNRIKYLRRQGVDMVAEPYA; encoded by the coding sequence ATGGTTAACAATTATTATTCTCCATCATATGAAATTACTCCATTTACAATGGCTGTTTTAGCTGATTATGGAAAAAACGAGGAGTCTCCTACATGTGTTCTAGAAACACAGGAGGAATTTTTTGTAGAGCCTTCTCCAACTAAGCTGATTGATTATGCTTGCAAATCATTTGGCGCCAGTCTGAAAGGCAGACAAGAGGGAACAAGGGATATATGCAATATAACGCATAAAGCACCAATTGCTATCGACCCCAGCAGTGGCATGTATTTCTTCCCTACAATCTCACCGATAAATGCCAAATGCTCTTGGATTGCACATTCCCATATCGATCAAATGAAGATGGCCGACAATCAGTGCACTGAAATAGTATTTAAGAATAGTAAGTCAATCACTATTGAGGTTTCCTACGGATCGATGATGAACCAAATTCAACGTACTGCACAATTTAGATACTTGCTCGACAATCGTATCAAATATTTGCGGAGACAGGGTGTTGATATGGTGGCAGAGCCATATGCATAA
- a CDS encoding fatty acid--CoA ligase family protein, with protein sequence MNLSNQLTNIAQKLPNKPAYVFQEKATTYMELEGTITKFASRLQELGYQKGDHIALVVGNSPYYVTALYGALRLGAVVIPINPLYTSHEMTYILKNGDVKAVITMDVLMEKFEAIAEELPSVEHYISCESGKEVSFDGYSILPKLKSFSTLVAEGRVNFDTPSLDEEELAIILYTSGTTGKPKGAMLTHKNLYSNAKDVADYLTINGDDRVIAALPMFHVFCLTVALNAPLMNGGTILIVPSFSPQEVFRIAKEHEATVFAGVPTMYNYLLQSISGNEESFSGIRLCISGGASMPVALLKQFEQAFQMKVSEGYGLSEASPVTCFNPLDRPAKPGSIGTSILNVENKVVDEFGEEVPAGEVGELIVRGPNVMNGYYKMPEETALTLKNGWLHTGDMARMDDEGYFYIVDRKKDMIIVGGYNVYPREVEEALYSHPSISEAAVIGTPDPNTGEAIIGFIVSKDPSLTEDVLLEFCQSHLAKYKVPKEIEFLDELPKNTTGKILRKNLRSKVKSE encoded by the coding sequence GTGAATTTAAGTAATCAATTGACGAACATAGCTCAAAAATTACCGAATAAACCAGCGTATGTTTTTCAAGAAAAAGCAACTACATACATGGAGTTAGAAGGAACGATAACAAAGTTTGCATCACGGTTGCAAGAACTAGGTTACCAAAAAGGAGACCACATTGCTTTGGTAGTGGGGAATAGTCCATATTATGTAACCGCTTTATATGGGGCACTGCGCTTAGGAGCAGTAGTCATTCCTATTAATCCACTTTACACGTCACATGAAATGACGTATATTTTGAAAAATGGCGATGTAAAAGCTGTGATTACGATGGATGTTTTGATGGAAAAGTTTGAAGCGATTGCGGAAGAACTTCCAAGTGTCGAACATTATATTTCGTGTGAATCTGGTAAGGAAGTATCGTTTGATGGATATTCAATCTTACCAAAATTGAAATCGTTTTCAACGTTAGTCGCAGAGGGTAGGGTGAATTTCGATACACCGTCCCTTGATGAAGAGGAACTAGCCATTATTTTGTATACATCAGGTACTACGGGAAAACCAAAAGGTGCTATGTTAACACATAAAAACCTTTATTCGAATGCAAAAGACGTAGCTGATTATTTGACTATTAATGGGGATGATCGAGTAATTGCAGCGTTACCAATGTTTCACGTTTTTTGTCTGACTGTTGCTCTGAACGCACCATTAATGAATGGTGGTACGATCCTGATTGTTCCTTCATTTTCACCACAAGAAGTATTTCGTATTGCTAAGGAGCATGAGGCAACGGTGTTTGCTGGCGTTCCAACGATGTATAACTATCTCTTGCAAAGTATTTCTGGCAATGAAGAAAGCTTTTCCGGTATTCGGTTATGCATCAGTGGCGGTGCATCTATGCCAGTTGCATTGTTAAAACAGTTTGAACAAGCATTTCAGATGAAAGTATCAGAAGGATATGGTCTATCTGAGGCATCACCAGTTACATGCTTCAATCCATTAGATCGCCCCGCAAAGCCTGGATCGATTGGTACAAGCATTTTAAACGTTGAAAATAAAGTGGTTGATGAGTTTGGGGAAGAAGTGCCAGCTGGTGAAGTAGGTGAATTGATTGTCCGAGGCCCAAATGTAATGAATGGTTATTATAAAATGCCAGAAGAAACAGCACTTACACTTAAAAATGGCTGGCTTCATACTGGTGACATGGCGCGAATGGATGATGAAGGCTATTTTTATATCGTTGATCGTAAAAAAGACATGATTATCGTTGGTGGCTATAATGTTTACCCTCGAGAGGTTGAAGAAGCACTTTACTCACATCCAAGTATTTCAGAAGCTGCTGTAATCGGTACTCCTGATCCGAATACTGGCGAAGCGATTATTGGTTTTATCGTTTCAAAAGATCCATCACTAACAGAAGATGTACTACTAGAATTTTGTCAAAGCCATTTGGCAAAATATAAAGTTCCAAAAGAAATTGAATTTTTAGATGAACTTCCTAAAAATACAACTGGGAAAATTTTGCGTAAAAACCTTCGCTCAAAAGTTAAAAGCGAGTAG